A genomic segment from Nicotiana tabacum cultivar K326 chromosome 9, ASM71507v2, whole genome shotgun sequence encodes:
- the LOC107772423 gene encoding UDP-D-apiose/UDP-D-xylose synthase 2 produces MAGRVDLDGNPIKPITICMIGAGGFIGSHLCEKLMSETPHKVLAVDVYSDKIKHLLEPATLPWADRIQFHRINIKNDSRLEGLIKMADLTINLAAICTPADYNTRPLDTIYSNFIDALPVVKYCSENGKRLIHFSTCEIYGKTIGAFLPKDSPLRQDPSYYVLKEDASPCIFGPIEKQRWSYACAKQLIERLVYAEGAENGLEFTIVRPFNWIGPRMDFIPGIDGPSEGVPRVLACFSNNLLRREPLKLVDGGESQRTFIYIKDAIEAVLLMIENPARANGHIFNVGNPNNEVTVRQLAEMMTQVYSKVSGESSIETPTIDVSSKEFYGEGYDDSDKRIPDMTIINRQLGWNPKTSLWDLLESTLTYQHRTYAEAVKQAMSKTTAN; encoded by the exons atggcAGGGAGAGTAGATCTGGACGGTAATCCAATAAAGCCAATTACAATATGTATGATTGGTGCCGGTGGATTTATTGGGTCCCACTTATGCGAGAAACTCATGTCGGAAACTCCTCACAAGGTACTCGCCGTCGACGTTTACAGTGACAAAATTAAGCATTTGCTTGAACCGGCAACTCTCCCTTGGGCCGATCGTATTCAGTTCCACCGTATCAATATTAAGAATGATTCTCGCCTTGAAGGCCTCATCAAGATGGCAGATCTG ACGATAAATCTTGCTGCAATCTGTACTCCAGCAGATTACAACACTCGTCCACTTGATACGATTTACAGCAATTTCATCGATGCTTTGCCAGTG GTTAAGTACTGCTCAGAAAATGGAAAGCGTCTCATTCACTTTTCAACTTGTGAAATATATGGGAAAACCATAGGTGCCTTTTTACCAAAAGACAGCCCATTGCGGCAG GATCCTTCTTACTATGTGCTTAAGGAAGATGCCTCCCCTTGCATCTTTGGACCAATTGAGAAGCAGAGGTGGTCCTATGCATGTGCAAAGCAATTGATTGAGAGGCTGGTCTATG CTGAGGGTGCTGAGAATGGCTTAGAGTTCACCATTGTGAGGCCCTTTAACTGGATTGGTCCTAGGATGGATTTCATTCCTGGCATTGATGGTCCTAGTGAAGGTGTTCCAAGAGTATTGGCTTGCTTTAGTAAT AACCTTTTAAGACGTGAACCTTTGAAACTTGTGGATGGGGGAGAATCACAAAGAACGTTCATTTATATAAAAGATGCTATTGAAGCTGTTCTTCTAATGATC GAAAATCCTGCAAGGGCCAATGGTCATATCTTTAACGTTGGTAATCCGAACAATGAAGTTACTGTCAGGCAGCTGGCTGAAATGATGACTCAG GTCTACTCAAAGGTGAGTGGTGAGTCTTCTATTGAAACACCCACCATTGATGTAAGTTCTAAAGAATTTTATGGCGAGGGGTATGATGACAGTGACAAGAGAATTCCAGACATGACCATAATCAACAGGCAGCTTG GTTGGAACCCGAAGACATCCCTATGGGACTTGCTTGAATCCACACTCACATACCAACACAGGACATATGCTGAGGCTGTCAAGCAGGCCATGTCTAAAACAACTGCCAATTGA